In one Lolium rigidum isolate FL_2022 chromosome 3, APGP_CSIRO_Lrig_0.1, whole genome shotgun sequence genomic region, the following are encoded:
- the LOC124696296 gene encoding cyanidin 3-O-rutinoside 5-O-glucosyltransferase-like: protein MAEAAEQSDDGSLSCNFLVVAYGIQGHLNPARSLARRLAGIDGVTATLSVQVFGHRRLFPSSSGDEEVSDGVISYIPFSDGLDDGTWPSDSDEDRERYRRASIQSLSSVVRRLAGAGRPVTCVVCTLNMPAVVEVARAHGLALAMYWIQPATALAAYYHYFHGHAEDVASHAADLAHEAALPGLRRPLRIRDMPSFIVDDATGGGNGISKMVLQGFRQLFEQMDEEGMMVLVNTLEALEATALEAIRPYLDAGVFAVGVPAVPLPGAGKEDDRVHLFKQDQKSGYMAWLDARPARSVVYVSSGSILTYSAREAEEILLGLRRLARPYLWVVRREGRSPEVDRLLLEEAEAAGTEGVVVEWCDQVRVLSHPSVACFVTHCGWSSTLEAVACGVPVVAAPSWSDQPVNAHLLEEEWGVGVRAERDADGALTGAELARCVELVVGGGEMAEAIAANVRVWKGKAREAVAAGGPSERSLRSFVKMVQDLDEFARRAQEILSTPPSCT from the coding sequence ATGGCCGAGGCAGCAGAGCAGAGCGACGACGGCAGCCTTAGCTGCAACTTCCTCGTCGTCGCCTACGGGattcagggccacctcaacccggcCCGCTCCCTCGCCCGCCGTCTCGCCGGCATCGACGGCGTCACGGCCACGCTCTCGGTGCAGGTATTCGGCCACCGCCGCCTCTTcccgtcctcctccggcgacgagGAGGTCAGCGACGGCGTCATCTCCTACATCCCCTTCTCCGACGGCCTGGACGACGGCACCTGGCCCTCCGACTCGGACGAGGACAGGGAGCGCTACCGCAGAGCTAGCATCCAAAGCCTCTCATCGGTGGTGCGCCGCCTCGCGGGCGCCGGCCGGCCGGTCACCTGCGTGGTGTGCACCCTCAACATGCCGGCCGTGGTCGAGGTCGCGCGCGCGCACGGGCTGGCGCTCGCCATGTACTGgatccagccggccacggcgctcgCCGCCTACTACCACTACTTCCACGGCCACGCCGAggacgtcgcctcccacgccgccgACCTGGCGCACGAGGCCGCGCTGCCGGGCCTCCGCCGCCCGCTCAGGATCCGCGACATGCCGTCCTTCATCGTCGACGACGCCACCGGTGGCGGGAACGGGATCTCCAAGATGGTCCTACAGGGCTTCCGCCAGCTGTTCGAGCAGATGGACGAGGAGgggatgatggtgctggtgaacACGCTCGAAGCCCTCGAGGCGACTGCTCTGGAGGCGATCCGGCCGTACCTGGACGCCGGCGTCTTCGCCGTCGGCGTGCCTGCCGTCCCGCTCCCCGGAGCCGGAAAAGAAGACGACAGGGTCCACCTGTTCAAGCAGGACCAGAAGAGCGGGTACATGGCGTGGCTGGACGCGCGGCCGGCCAGGTCGGTCGTGTACGTGTCGTCGGGGAGCATTCTAACGTACAgcgcgcgggaggcggaggagatcCTGCTCGGCCTGCGCCGCCTCGCGCGGCCGTACCTGTGGGTTGTGCGCCGGGAGGGGCGCTCGCCGGAGGTGGACCGCCTCCTCCTCGAGGAAGCAGAGGCGGCGGGGACAGAGGGGGTGGTGGTGGAGTGGTGCGACCAGGTGCGCGTGCTGTCGCACCCGTCCGTGGCGTGCTTCGTGACACACTGCGGGTGGAGCTCCACGCTGGAGGCGGTGGCGTGCGGCGTGCCGGTCGTGGCGGCGCCGAGCTGGTCTGACCAGCCGGTGAACGCGCACCTGCTGGAGGAGGAGTGGGGCGTCGGCGTGCGGGCGGAGCGCGACGCCGACGGGGCGCTCACCGGCGCGGAGCTGGCGAGGTGCGTCGAGCTggtggtcggcggcggcgagATGGCCGAGGCGATCGCGGCGAACGTGAGGGTTTGGAAGGGGAAGGCACGGGAGGCGGTGGCCGCCGGCGGGCCGTCGGAGAGAAGCCTTCGAAGCTTCGTCAAGATGGTGCAAGACCTGGATGAATTCGCTAGACGTGCACAAGAGATCCTCTCGACGCCACCGTCTTGCACTTGA